ATAAAAGAAGGAATTTTAATGCCATTTATTACAATAAATAATAATCAAATCGAATTTAAGCAGGGTCAGACGATTATTGAAGCCGCAAGATCTGCGGGTATAGATATTCCACATTTCTGCTGGCATCCAAAACTGTCTGTTTCCGGAAACTGCCGCGTTTGTCTGGTTGAAGTTGAGAAAATGCCGAAGCTCGTTATAGCCTGTTCTACGCTTGCAGCTGAAGGCATGACCGTTCATACAAATTCAGAAAAAACTCTTGAAGCACGTAATGCGGTTATGGAATTTATTCTTATTAATCACCCTCTCGATTGTCCCATCTGCGATGAAGCAGGTGAGTGCAAACTTCAGGAATATGCTTATTCCCATGGAAAAGGTGAAAGCCGGTTCGAAGAAATTAAAGAGAGAAAGGAAAAACGTGTTCAGCTCGGTCCGTTTATCAAGTTCGACGGCGATCGATGTATCTCATGTTCTAGATGTATCCGGTTTTCGGATGAGATTGCTAAATCTAATCAGCTCACATTCGTGAAACGTGGCGATAGAGTCACTATCTCGACCTTCCCCGGTGAATCTTTCGATAATCCTTATACTCTTAATACAACGGATATTTGTCCCGTTGGCGCTTTAACTAATCAGGATTTCAGATTTAAATCGCGTGTATGGGAAATGTCGAATACCGGTTCTGTTTGTATCGGCTGCTCGCGTGGGTGCAATACTGAAATATGGGTCCGTAATAACGAGATTCTCCGGCTTACTCCAAGACATAATGAAGATGTAAATAGTTACTGGATGTGCGACAGCGGAAGACTGAATACTTTCAAATTTGTTAATGCTGAAAATAGAATTGATGGCGTATTCGTCAGAGAGAATGGAGAATTGGTAAAATCTGAATTGCAGCATGCGGTTAAATATATGGTCGGCCAACTGAAAAAATTTAAGCATAGTGAAATTGCATTTATCGGTTCACCCTTTGCTACCTGCGAGGATAATTTCCTACTGGTTAAATTGGCTAAATCACTCGGTATCTCTAATATCGATTTGATTAATCACATTATACCAGGGGATCGGGACGATATATTAATCCGTGAGGACAAAACTCCAAATTATCTCGGTGCCCGCCTGATCGGTGTAAAACCCGGTCAGAATGGATTTGGAATTGATGGAATTTTAAAAGGAATTAAAGAAGGCAGGATTAAAGCACTTTATGT
This window of the Melioribacteraceae bacterium genome carries:
- a CDS encoding 2Fe-2S iron-sulfur cluster-binding protein, which gives rise to MPFITINNNQIEFKQGQTIIEAARSAGIDIPHFCWHPKLSVSGNCRVCLVEVEKMPKLVIACSTLAAEGMTVHTNSEKTLEARNAVMEFILINHPLDCPICDEAGECKLQEYAYSHGKGESRFEEIKERKEKRVQLGPFIKFDGDRCISCSRCIRFSDEIAKSNQLTFVKRGDRVTISTFPGESFDNPYTLNTTDICPVGALTNQDFRFKSRVWEMSNTGSVCIGCSRGCNTEIWVRNNEILRLTPRHNEDVNSYWMCDSGRLNTFKFVNAENRIDGVFVRENGELVKSELQHAVKYMVGQLKKFKHSEIAFIGSPFATCEDNFLLVKLAKSLGISNIDLINHIIPGDRDDILIREDKTPNYLGARLIGVKPGQNGFGIDGILKGIKEGRIKALYVIEEDLISIGDEWKQALENLELVIVHSSNFNETAVRAHILFGVSTYAEKHGTFVNFQGRLQRIRPAVTTAEGDRALDGMNMSRWDKFGTKFDRWMQGRKYDVKPSWKILSMVYSQIGNKVKYDMAEEVFSDIARSVSEFNNLDYDLIGELGIRLQTKATFSV